The following proteins come from a genomic window of Theileria equi strain WA chromosome 2 map unlocalized gcontig_1105316255037, whole genome shotgun sequence:
- a CDS encoding hypothetical protein (encoded by transcript BEWA_041370A), which produces MIVLAFTGDGYLKTYSKYEHDRRFWLGSALSGGLKCVRESFTKNVRCKVLGKSEALLIVYEDQEF; this is translated from the exons atgatagtcttgGCCTTcactggagatggttacCTTAAGACCTATTCCAAATATGAGCATGATCGGA GATTTTGGTTAGGAAGTGCTCTTTCTGGTGGATTAAAATGTGTCCGTGAAtcctttaccaagaatgtcagatgcaaagttttgggtaaatcagaggctCTACtcattgtctatgaagaCCAGGAATTT
- a CDS encoding signal peptide containing protein (encoded by transcript BEWA_041380A), with amino-acid sequence MPWPFFLLLYIHTAFLHGRDDVRHIGIHKFRFNDNVAKLADVPLDVPRTVDPKSVKNDENVDKKGGKSGISDEKVNDRVVKTQEKDENDEKGKEETKDGDESHKDVKPETISPSDKKLADSDVNGSVNATSGNPNILNGNSSISGNNVKSSKRPSFLNFEHEKEINHAQAIGYTSSTYPNPTTDPHLCIHSNDVKSFLCDPDGILSDSEQIKLNRILLKCKIRTFVALALNILVGSEDPIETQKQFGIELEK; translated from the exons ATGCCTTGGCCATTCTTTCTCCTCCTGTACATACACACTGCATTTTTACATGGAAGGGATGATGTAAGGCACATtggaatccacaaattCCGATTCAACGACAACGTCGCAAAGTTGGCCGACGTTCCTCTAGACGTCCC AAGGACTGTCGACCCGAAAAGCGTcaagaatgatgaaaacGTAGACAAGAAGGGAGGAAAGTCAGGAATTAGCGATGAAAAGGTAAACGACAGAGTCGTCAAGACACAGGAGaaagatgagaatgatgaaaaaggtaaagaagaaacaaaAGACGGCGACGAAAGCCACAAGGATGTTAAACCAGAGACTATCAGTCCATCTGATAAGAAACTAGCGGATAGTGACGTAAATGGAAGCGTCAATGCCACAAGTGGAAACCCAAACATCCTGAATGGCAATTCAAGTATCTCTGGTAACAACGTAAAGTCATCAAAGAGGCCCTCATTCCTCAATTTCGAACATGAAAAGGAGATTAATCACGCCCAGGCAATTGGATACACAAGTTCGACGTACCCGAATCCAACCACTGACCCTCACTTGTGTATACACTCAAA CGATGTTAAAAGTTTTCTTTGCGACCCTGACGGGATATTGAGTGATTCAGAGCAGATTAAACTCAATAGAATACTCCTCAAGTGTAAAATTCGG ACATTTGTGGCACTCGCATTAAATATTCTTGTTGGCTCAGAGGATCCGATAGAGACGCAGAAACAATTTGGAATCGAACTTGAAAAGTGA
- a CDS encoding hypothetical protein (encoded by transcript BEWA_041390A), protein MSSINIKRKCPKGESPGNCKDNGVIYAEKGNLLEPATDYGYVTHGKPFGPVITDLYYGEHELQIDNGGGPTSLSTKRPDAWEVTTYYSFTHDGGEEINKPLVLRVQTITSAGYTWYENTGDGIKWRKIEGSDKFPSSDTDPASLQFKNELDRLACKLHDLHSVDIYEKGNGEGKYSCPCKNINVDIEKSLNKDAIDGYICYLHTYNPNITRARYRSTLLTWRTGKGAKYEAFSLSDKTLNLSVFYWDKDEDHTKPLLMQVYVGSMEAGLFGNVPVSLGNDGSSLNDRWSMISDHEPGEKIYADTLHKQRCKLFHPVIIDVSQENSYINPYCEKNKCTKGGSPDKVIAEKYNDPQYEELSSGKYSAWKHTYRNGEPFTVTGFINGSSEGTDLDELILWNVKDVVVFLPSCKTFNDPATEAPLVVRVSSRSGYNYRWSNNYCTKNGGKWELEGKLKSEVPKIPGNLKATLEIAKQLERSEQESELREHSEGLRSKDTKDLEEAEDEGEEEGAKEGEKGYTVQEPETLPHFAKLIGSKHKEKEESRLGAELRSEVPQSASEEKVKDEPSSGNESSYEGKGTPSPAEVTVPVVSSKAEDLASGRTTISEFLAHNGVQREEVPAADLSDQVLDTESETKILLQGTPVAQMTEDAVEVFTKKLWEFFDPLTELKSTLAGAASIGATKAAYHLVNGIERLGRTFWEKNKEKYAERDPKGGGKAENLEAKVEEVSTHEPTGENSDVGLQGAPEGKVSSTSTQGSQQESDLLSTKAGTQAGGSPLEDQEKAETEDTGSVSTEENSVAEHTPPEETPQAKPAPQKAEARPEVAAPKAESTARLEDSGSYAPGAPNPKSDDSTNIIKISIGVPAGIFGTSALACFTGWKLYNRYKGDPWVRQI, encoded by the coding sequence ATGTCCTCAATAAACATAAAGAGGAAGTGTCCAAAAGGAGAGAGTCCGGGTAATTGCAAAGATAATGGAGTTATATATGCAGAAAAGGGAAACCTTCTAGAGCCTGCTACAGATTATGGGTATGTCACCCACGGAAAACCTTTTGGACCGGTAATAACAGATCTTTACTACGGTGAACATGAACTTCAGATAGACAATGGTGGAGGACCCACTTCATTGTCTACTAAACGCCCCGATGCATGGGAAGTAACAACTTACTACTCTTTTACACATGATGGTGGTGAGGAAATAAATAAACCTCTCGTCCTCAGAGTACAAACTATTACCAGCGCCGGGTATACGtggtatgaaaataccGGagatggtataaaatggaggaagattGAAGGCTCTGATAAGTTTCCTAGCAGTGACACAGATCCTGCTAGTCTTCAGTTCAAGAATGAACTAGATAGGCTTGCATGTAAACTCCACGATCTCCATTCTGTTGACATTTATGAGAAAGGCAATGGTGAGGGAAAATACTCTTGTCCGTGCAAAAATATTAATGTGGACATAGAGAAATCTCTTAATAAGGATGCAATAGATGGGTACATCTGTTATCTGCACACATACAACCCTAATATAACAAGGGCTAGATATAGGAGTACTCTTCTTACATGGAGAACTGGTAAAGGTGCTAAATATGAAGCATTTTCACTCAGTGACAAAACCCTTAATCTCTCTGTTTTCTACTGggataaagatgaagatcATACAAAACCCCTACTTATGCAAGTATATGTTGGAAGTATGGAAGCTGGTCTCTTTGGTAATGTACCAGTTTCCCTAGGTAATGATGGTAGCAGTCTCAATGATAGATGGAGTATGATAAGTGATCATGAACCAGGAGAGAAGATATATGCAGATACCCTCCACAAACAAAGGTGCAAACTCTTCCATCCAGTGATCATAGATGTCTCTCAGGAAAACAGCTATATTAATCCATACTGTGAAAAGAACAAATGTACCAAGGGAGGATCTCCTGATAAAGTAATTGCTGAAAAATACAATGATCCTCAATATGAAGAGCTCAGTTCGGGTAAATATAGTGCTTGGAAGCACACCTATAGGAATGGAGAGCCTTTTACCGTAACTGGTTTCATTAATGGTTCTTCAGAAGGTACGGATCTAGACGAACTTATACTATGGAATGTTAAAGATGTAGTGGTTTTCTTGCCCTCTTGTAAGACATTCAATGATCCAGCTACAGAAGCTCCTCTTGTAGTCCGTGTTAGCAGTAGGAGTGGATATAATTATAGGTGGTCCAATAACTATTGCACAAAGAATGGTGGTAAGTGGGAGCTGGAGGGTAAACTAAAAAGTGAGGTTCCAAAGATACCTGGTAATCTTAAAGCTACTCTGGAGATTGCTAAACAACTAGAACGATCAGAACAAGAATCAGAACTACGAGAACATTCTGAGGGACTAAGATCCAAAGATACTAAAGACCTTGAAGAAGCTGAGGATGAGGGAGAAGAGGAGGGAGCTAAAGAAGGTGAAAAAGGATATACTGTTCAAGAACCTgaaactcttcctcattttGCTAAACTAATAGGATCCAAAcataaagaaaaggaggaatCACGACTAGGAGCAGAACTACGTTCTGAAGTACCACAATCAGcatctgaagaaaaggtaaaaGATGAACCATCTAGTGGTAATGAAAGTTCATATGAAGGAAAAGGTACTCCTAGTCCTGCTGAAGTTACTGTTCCTGTTGTTAGTAGTAAAGCTGAAGATCTTGCCAGCGGTAGAACTACCATCTCTGAATTTCTTGCACATAATGGTGTTCAACGTGAAGAGGTTCCCGCagctgacttatctgaccaggttcttgatacagagtctgagaccaagattctcctacaaggCACTCCTGTAGCTCAAATGACTGAGGATGCTGTAGAAGTATTTACTAAAAAACTATGGGAATTTTTTGATCCTCTTACCGAGCTTAAATCAACCCTTGCTGGTGCTGCTAGTATAGGTGCTACAAAAGCGGCTTATCACCTGGTTAATGGTATTGAAAGGCTTGGAAGAACATTTTGGGAGaaaaataaagaaaaaTATGCTGAAAGAGACCCTAAAGGAGGTGGTAAAGCTGAAAATCTTGAAGCTAAAGTTGAAGAAGTCTCTACTCATGAACCTACCGGAGAGAATTCTGATGTTGGACTTCAAGGAGCCCCTGAAGGTAAAGTTTCCTCTACATCTACTCAAGGTTCTCAACAAGAATCTGATCTCCTATCCACCAAAGCTGGCACTCAAGCTGGAGGCTCTCCTCTTGAGGATCAAGAAAAAGCTGAAACTGAAGATACTGGCTCTGTATCTACTGAAGAAAATTCTGTTGCTGAACATACTCCTCCTGAAGAAACTCCTCAAGCTAAACCTGCTCCTCAAAAAGCTGAAGCTCGTCCTGAAGTTGCTGCTCCCAAAGCTGAATCTACTGCTAGACTTGAAGACTCAGGCTCTTATGCTCCTGGAGCTCCTAATCCTAAATCTGATGACTCTACTAACATTATTAAGATATCCATAGGAGTTCCTGCTGGCATTTTTGGcacttctgccttggcttgtttcactggatggaaactttataaccgctataaaggagatccttgggttagacagatttag
- a CDS encoding transketolase, pyridine binding domain containing protein (encoded by transcript BEWA_041400A), whose amino-acid sequence MCSILRNAIGSIMPRNALKFARHASTAAAGPTKEMNMCTAINDALHISMAEDPTTCIFGEDVAFGGVFRCSVGLLEKFGAHRVFNTPISEQGIAGFAIGMAALGANAIAEIQFADYIFPAFDQIVNEAAKFRYRSGSAWDVGKLTIRSTWGAVGHGGLYHSQAPESQFAHAAGLKIVIPRGAYQAKGLLLSSIRDPNPVLFFEPKALYRAQVGQVPLGDYEIPLSQAEVVKEGTDVTLVGYGNSVAWMLKAAERAEQDHGIKAEVIDLQTILPWDVETVEKSVTKTARLIVTHEAPKTVGMGAEIAATIMERCFFKLEAPIKRVCGYDTPFPLVYEKLYLPNEHKLYDAIVDVCNS is encoded by the exons ATGTGCTCGATCTTGAGGAACGCAATTGGCAGTATCATGCCCAGAAATGCGCTGAAATTCGCACGTCATGCCTCCACGGCCGCCGCGGGGCCCACAAAGGAGATGAACATGTGCACAGCCATCAATGACGCCCTTCACATCTCCATGGCCGAAGATCCAAC GACCTGTATATTTGGAGAAGACGTAGCTTTTGGCGGTGTCTTTAGGTGTTCGGTGGGTCTCCTGGAGAAGTTTGGAGCACACAGAGTTTTTAACACGCCCATTTCCGAGCAGGGTATCGCTGGATTTGCCATTGGAATGGCTGCGTTGGGAGCAAATGCGATTGCTGAGATCCAGTTTGCCGACTATATATTCCCAGCCTTTGATCAGATTGTAAACGAGGCTGCCAAATTCAGGTATCGCTCAGGAAGTGCATGGGATGTTGGCAAGTTGACCATTAGGTCTACCTGGGGAGCTGTAGGTCACGGTGGTTTGTACCACTCACAGGCTCCAGAATCCCAATTTGCGCACGCAGCAGGTCTCAAGATTGTCATTCCAAGAGGAGCATACCAGGCCAAGGGTCTGTTGTTGAGCTCCATCAGAGACCCAAACCCAGTCTTATTTTTCGAGCCCAAGGCACTCTACAGAGCTCAAGTTGGTCAAGTTCCATTGGGAGACTATGAAATTCCTCTCTCCCAAGCTGAAGTGGTGAAGGAAGGCACTGATGTTACTCTTGTTGGATACGGTAATTCGGTTGCCTGGATGCTCAAGGCTGCGGAAAGGGCAGAACAGGATCATGGTATCAAGGCTGAGGTTATTGACCTCCAGACAATTTTGCCATGGGATGTGGAGACCGTGGAGAAGTCTGTAACAAAAACTGCCAGACTTATTGTTACCCACGAGGCCCCCAAGACTGTAGGTATGGGCGCAGAAATTGCAGCTACTATTATGGAGAGGTGTTTCTTTAAATTGGAGGCGCCAATTAAGCGCGTATGCGGATATGATACGCCATTCCCGCTTGTGTATGAGAAGCTTTATTTGCCCAATGAGCACAAGCTTTATGACGCCATTGTAGACGTTTGTAACTCTTAG
- a CDS encoding threonyl-tRNA synthetase, putative (encoded by transcript BEWA_041410A): MASGCKIDAGLASTKIVSDPATFVLQKDPAFIAKRNALFEELYKKQQESLKELESSDITIQFEVREGEVLTLNGKAFQTSPYDLILSVDKKRAKKIVVAQYENDSGVKDLLIDIDEHDEAADSEWTLWDMTRPLEGSCHVKVLDFDSELGKHVFWHSSAHMLGSALETFYGAFLTIGPALSSGFYYDCFMGTNTLKPEDVKGMITHVDKMSISNKPFERLICTKEEALQLMSYNPFKVDLIKRKIADGEKTVCYRCGDFVDLCRGPHVPFTSFIKGASFDILKASSCYWLSNSDADSLQRVYGISFPEKDQLKSYHARIEEAKQRDHRLIGTQLNLFYFDSVHSPGSCFWLPNGAKIYNRLTTFLRDNYRVRGYQEVVTPNIYSCDLWRQSGHYDNYKENMYTFMSDDTEWGMKPMNCPGHCLMFKHMNLSYRQLPLRLADFGVLHRNELTGSLSGLTRVRRFQQDDAHIFCTQDQIMDEVLDLINFIGKVYSLFNFRYEFKLSTKPAKALGDEKLWEIAEASLTEALNRSGNKWTLNPGDGAFYGPKIDIVLFDCLDREHQCGTIQLDFNLPIRFNLEYRDKSFDETANSATEKSESGLRNGFSRPVIIHRAILGSIERFIAIVLEQTKGKLPFWLSPTQVLIIPISDKHLDYADFVYNTLLSKGYNVEVDKTTNTMNKKIKFGQQQRWNYMAIVGDREKEDKTVSLRPLDTDAQQVMTIDELLKLLESHNLSVV; encoded by the exons ATGGCTTCAGGTTGTAAAATAGATGCCGGTCTTGCCTCGACCAAAATCGTCAGTGACCCGGCGACGTTTGTCCTACAGAAGGATCCAGCGTTCATCGCCAAGAGAAATGCTCTGTTCGAGGAGCTCTACAAGAAACAGCAGGAATCCCTCAAGG AACTAGAGAGCAGTGATATAACGATCCAATTCGAGGTCAGGGAAGGCGAAGTTTTGACCCTCAACGGAAAGGCATTCCAGACCTCACCTTACGATTTGATTTTGTCGGTTGATAAGAAGAGAGCAAAGAAGATTGTGGTCGCTCAG TACGAGAATGACAGTGGAGTAAAGGACCTTCTCATCGACATTGATGAACATGATGAAGCGGCTGATTCGGAGTGGACTCTTTGGGACATGACCAGACCATTGGAAGGTTCATGTCATGTAAAAGTATTGGACTTTGATTCCGAGCTCGGGAAACACGTCTTTTGGCACTCTTCCGCTCACATGCTAG GAAGTGCATTGGAAACGTTTTACGGAGCATTCTTGACCATTGGTCCAGCCTTGTCAAGTGGCTTCTACTACGACTGCTTCATGGGAACAAAC ACCTTGAAACCAGAAGATGTAAAGGGAATGATTACCCACGTTGACAAAATGAGTATCTCAAACAAGCCATTTGAACGTCTAATTTGCACCAAGGAGGAGGCTTTGCAACTCATGAGCTACAACCCATTCAAAGTTGATTTGATCAAGAGGAAAATTGCAGATGGTGAAAAGACTGTATGTTATAGATGTGGAGATTTTGTCGATCTATGTAGAGGTCCTCATGTTCCCTTTACCTCATTTATCAAGGGGGCATCCTTTGATATTCTCAAGGCATCCTCATGCTACTGGCTATCAAACTCTGATGCAGACTCATTGCAGAGAGTGTATGGAATTTCATTCCCCGAGAAGGATCAACTAAAATCTTATCATGCCCGTATTGAAGAAGCTAAGCAGCGCGATCACAGATTAATTGGGACGCAGTTGAACCTATTTTATTTCGATTCCGTTCACTCCCCAGGATCCTGCTTTTGGCTGCCTAATGGAGCAAAGATATACAACCGTCTGACAACCTTTTTGAGAGATAACTATCGGGTACGTGGCTATCAGGAGGTTGTAACTCCAAACATCTACTCCTGTGATTTGTGGAGACAATCTGGACATTATGATAACTACAAGGAGAACATGTATACTTTCATGTCTGATGATACTGAATGGGGAATGAAGCCCATGAATTGCCCTGGACACTGCTTGATGTTCAAGCATATGAATCTCTCTTACCGCCAACTACCACTTCGTTTGGCTGATTTTGGTGTTTTGCACAGAAACGAACTCACTGGTTCACTCAGTGGTTTAACTAGAGTTAGAAGATTCCAGCAGGATGATGCTCACATCTTTTGCACTCAGGATCAGATCATGGATGAAGTTTTGGATTTGATCAACTTCATTGGCAAAGTATACTCCCTCTTCAATTTTAGATATGAATTCAAGTTGTCAACTAAACCTGCAAAGGCTCTTGGTGATGAAAAACTCTGGGAAATTGCGGAAGCGTCCCTGACAGAAGCCTTGAATAGGTCTGGGAACAAATGGACTCTTAACCCCGGAGATGGTGCATTTTACGGCCCAAAGATCGACATTGTTCTCTTTGACTGCTTGGATCGTGAACATCAGTGCGGTACCATCCAACTGGATTTCAACCTACCAATTAGGTTCAACCTTGAGTACAGGGACAAGTCGTTTGATG AAACAGCGAATTCTGCAACAGAAAAAAGCGAAAGTGGTTTGAGGAATGGGTTTTCTAGGCCAGTTATCATACACAGGGCAATTTTGGGCTCTATTGAACGTTTTATTGCCATTGTTTTGGAGCAAACAAAAGGTAAACTCCCATTCTGGCTCTCTCCAACCCAAGTTTTGATCATCCCAATCTCCGATAAGCATTTGGATTATGCAGATTTCGTGTACAATACGTTACTCAGCAAGG GATACAATGTCGAAGTCGACAAGACCACAAACACAATGAACAAAAAGATAAAGTTTGGCCAACAGCAACGCTGGAACTACATGGCCATTGTCGGAGATCGCGAAAAGGAAGACAAGACAGTCTCGTTACGCCCGCTGGACACAGACGCCCAGCAGGTCATGACCATTGACGAACTACTAAAGCTCCTCGAGAGTCACAATCTTAGTGTTGTCTAA